A single Glycine soja cultivar W05 chromosome 14, ASM419377v2, whole genome shotgun sequence DNA region contains:
- the LOC114384337 gene encoding uncharacterized protein LOC114384337, protein MDSRDSSPCSRDPDAADNHHHHRRPSFDDAPPKVKLMCSFGGRIQPRPHDNHLTYVAGDTKILSVDRHVKFPSLIAKLSSLANNALSNHSFFKYQLPGEDLDALISVTNDDDLHHMMIEYDRLSRSSSRPARLRLFLFPLHNNNNNNFAPTELKSERQWFVDALNSVHVPEDSPAPPPTANPDFLFGLEKPPAEDAPAKDSECFPEDREAEPEIQNENNNEQRKMKTEEDNDNGRVYGVNGGDCFVQKNAEKVTPLVAHSHAHTHAQFVHPGSVTGTGTGTVSFMQERSNNAGYSLAVPTTGNEIYLIHTPSGVFQAVRPVTGPVGQPVYLVHAPGPVSHSELGAPVGRGGARW, encoded by the coding sequence ATGGATTCTCGCGACTCCTCCCCTTGCTCCCGCGACCCCGACGCCGCcgacaaccaccaccaccaccgccgccCTTCCTTCGACGACGCCCCTCCCAAGGTCAAGCTCATGTGCAGCTTCGGCGGCCGCATCCAGCCCCGCCCCCACGACAACCACCTCACCTACGTCGCCGGCGACACCAAGATCCTCTCCGTCGACCGCCACGTCAAGTTCCCCTCCCTCATCGCCAAGCTTTCCTCCCTCGCCAACAACGCCCTCTCCAACCATTCCTTCTTCAAGTACCAGCTCCCCGGCGAAGACCTTGACGCCTTAATCTCCGTCACCAACGACGACGACCTCCACCACATGATGATCGAGTACGATCGCCTCTCCCGCTCCTCATCTAGACCTGCGCGCCTCCGCCTCTTCCTCTTCcccctccacaacaacaacaacaacaatttcgCTCCAACCGAATTGAAATCCGAGCGCCAGTGGTTCGTCGACGCTCTCAATTCCGTTCACGTTCCAGAAGATTCTCCGGCTCCGCCGCCGACGGCGAATCCGGATTTTCTGTTCGGCCTCGAGAAGCCACCGGCGGAGGATGCTCCGGCGAAGGATTCGGAGTGTTTTCCCGAGGATCGTGAAGCCGAACCTGAGATTCAGAATGAGAATAACAATGAGCAACGGAAAATGAAGACAGAGGAAGATAATGATAACGGTAGGGTTTACGGTGTTAACGGCGGGGACTGTTTTGTTCAGAAGAACGCGGAGAAAGTGACGCCGTTAGTGGCGCATTCGCATGCACACACACACGCGCAATTCGTTCATCCTGGTTCGGTTACTGGAACTGGAACAGGAACGGTGTCGTTTATGCAGGAGAGGAGTAATAACGCGGGTTATTCGTTGGCGGTTCCTACTACGGGGAATGAGATTTATCTCATTCACACGCCTTCTGGAGTGTTTCAAGCGGTTCGGCCCGTGACTGGACCGGTTGGGCAGCCGGTTTATCTGGTTCACGCGCCCGGTCCGGTTTCGCATTCGGAGCTTGGAGCGCCGGTGGGACGCGGCGGCGCGCGGTGGTGA